From the Cucumis sativus cultivar 9930 chromosome 5, Cucumber_9930_V3, whole genome shotgun sequence genome, the window AAGTTGGCCACACATGCATAAATATGTGGTGATCTCGAGGGACACCCATATGATACGACTCTAACAGACAAAGCTAACAGAACACCATAGCCTCATGTAtattataacataaatattacaGCTCAGTCAACATATTTCAATCATAGCATGTCTCATTCATAATGTATCTTGGTCAAATCATATCTCAGTCATACATAACAGTCATCTATGTAGCCACTCATAACAATCATCTCTAATACCCATATTATGCATCTTAGCTACATTAATGcataataagaaatatacaTGCAAGCAGGTGAATGTATAATAGAATAATCTCTTACCTAGAGATtagctaaaaaaaatattgtccCTTCCTaaacacaacaaaattaaatttattaattttgtcaatatcACCCAACTACTTATACTTAATCATTCAAACTTATCCAACTTACCAAAGCTAAGGTTGAAACCGACACAACTTTGAGTGTAAATTTCGTCGCCTTAAATCCTCAAATTAACACTTGAACCTTCACGtaaaaataactcaactcATTCCCAACGAAAACTTACCAAACCCAACAAAACTTACCTAAAAGACTCAAGTAGGATGAAATGGTTGACTTAAAGAGGGCAGCTCGCGATTGGAAGAGAGTGGAAGCTGGAGGATGGTTCACGCGGCTAAAAGACGGCTCGAAATGGAAGGTGGTCAACTTAGACGACTACGACTTGTGAAGGAGGAACGCACGACTCGGACTTGAAGAGGCTTTGGCCGGAGAGGTAACACAGACGAGAAGACGACACGACTGGAGAAGATCAGCTCGAACAGAAAAGCTTTGGCTCGCGTACAAAGGGTGTTCCAATCAACGATGAGCGCATACATTTCAGCTTCTCCGTCCGATGtgcataaaaatatttatgcgTCAGGGCAAATATGTCGGGAGAGGAACTCCCAACTCACAACTTGTTGTGCGTCGGAAATTCCTAAACCCAACATTGTATGAACGTCAAAGATGTTGTCAATATAGTGTAGGAAGTTCCTACGAACTCCCGACGCAAATGTGTAGGAACTCCCAACACAAATGTGTGGAAACTCCCGACGTAAATGTGTAGGATCTTCATTTGCGTCAGGagttctctatttttctttttttaaaaaaatatcttccaTCTCAAGTTCAACACTTGAATCTCAAATTCACCACTTCAATCttaacttcaacacttcaatctcaaattcaccacttcaatctcaacttcaacacttcaatctcaaattcaacacttcaatctcaacttcaacacttcaaattcaaattcctaaAACCTACAAACTAATCCAAAAATTCTaacaacacttcaaattcagATACAATACTAAAACGTataactaattcaaaatctaaatactaaaactaatttgaaatctaaaacctaaaacttaaaactaatttgaaatctaaatactaaaactaattaactaaaacaaaagaataactaaactaaaccactTACCGGAATGAAGAGTGACGACGAGACGACGACGAATGGTTGGACAAGGACAACGGCGACAAATGCCCTCTTCTTCTCgatctccctctctctctctctctcagttttctttctcttttctgttTCTATTTTGTAAAGAATTGAGTTAAAAAAGACGGTTAACTCCCGACACACAACGAAAACGTCAGGAAATGGGCCCTTATTCTCTACGCGATTAGTGACACATCGGGAATCCCTAAACCTTATTCTCGACGTTGTTGACACCACGTTGGAGGAAGACATAACGTACAATTAATGATATGTCCTTCCTCCGACGCAACACTATAGACGTCGGGAATAGGTGCACATTTCCCGATGCACCTGGCACCACGTCAGAGGAAGGTCAAATGGTACAATTAATTGTCCACCCTCTTTCGACGCTACACTTTCCATGTTGGGAATAGGGGTCCATTTTTCGACGTACCTCATACCACGTCGGAGGAACCTTAAACCATTACGATAGTTTCGATGCTAATATGTCTGCGTCAAGGGAAATACCCTTCCTCGACGTGCACTAAGATGCACCGAAAAACACCTACTTCTACTGACGTCATGTTTCTCGATGATTTTTTCTGCGTCGGAAAACATctaatttcttgtagtgatatCATTCATTTGAAACCAAAAGCATGAAGTTTACATTAGGGAATTTAAAGAATTCTTATGCTAAATTAGCCTATTCATAGGcttctttgaaatttgtttgtcACCACCTACTTAATTAAGTTGATGCTTAACCTTAGTTGGCTATGTGTCCCCACTAAACCGACTTAAGAGGTTTAGCTCAACATCTAGCCTACCAACTTACTTTGGTCGCCTTGTCCACGTCTTACACCATTGGCCGCATAGTCTCGTTTAAGTCAGCTAACCCTCATGTGGCATGACCCTTCCTCCTTCCAAATTGGCCACCTAGTAAGCATATCCTCCTAACTTTAATCTCTTTGAAGATACTTAGCCTTGTGCCATAGTCCTCACTTTGGTCTCCTAACTCACATACTTAGGCCGCCTAAGAGATACTTAGTCCCAGCACAACCTTCATAGTATGATCACCTAACACTCCAAGGACCTAGCATCTTCTTGGTCGTTCAACTTTGTTTTGGTTGCCCTTTGGCTATTCACTTTGAATGTCATTAGCCAACATCTTGACTACATACTTAGCCAACTCTATACTCTTGATCACTCTTTGTTAACAATACATGTCATcaacctatatatatatatatatatatatatatatatatatatatatatatatatttatttatttatttatttatatttatatttattattttaccttGCTATGGATGTTAACACAATTTGTctgttctattttattttatttgacactTCTGATTtgtttcaagattttaattttttttaaaaaaataaaaatagtaaagggTAGAAAAACCCGAAGGGATGCGGGAGATTTGTGTTTTGgaggaaaaagagaataaactTAGTTTTTAGTAAGGGTGTAAGAATATGAGTTGAACCCAAATAACCCAGACTatccaacccatattataagAGTTGGGTTAGGTTAGGttaaaaaattttgatttttttttggtctgGTTGGGTCTCGGGTTGGAGGTTTGAAAAATTCGgtttaacccaacccaacctgGTCTTTCTCCCATCGCACGCGCCGCTCACCTTTCTTCACtatcttcaattcttctctTCTATCTCACCCCAGTCTTCGATCTTCTCCCTCACAATCGCGTCGTCCACCTCTGTTTCCGACGGTTGATCATCTCCCTCTTCGGTTTCCTCTCTCCCTCTTCGATCTTCTCCCTTACAATCGTGTCATCCACCTCCATttccctaaaccctaaaaaaaaaagacatataTCAAATCCAACTCATATTTTACGGGTTAggttgaaaactaaattcGGGTTGTCAACCCATATAACTCAAAAATATGGattgggttgagaatgtctcccaACCCAACCTAACCCGATTACATCCCtagtttttagatttatatGATAAATGTGATGATAATGTTCCTATATTTGcataaaaagtttataaaataaattaataagaatTCATGATTATTTATCAATCTTAGTAATACAATGGATCTAGATCcaaatcattcaaatatagaaatacATCTTAACCAATTAAGAGGATTCTAACAACATGGATAGAAGTAAagtaagactttttttttttttttttaaatttaaaaaaatttagaaagcaACGTAAAGCCAAAATACgattttaatttctacttttttataattgactGACCGGTTGTTTTGGTGTCCAGATAGAGAAATTCGACTAAACTCAACctggtttaatatatatacttcttAGGGTTTTGACATTTCCCTCCATTTCGTCCTCTGTTCACTCCCAACCCAAAACGCCGTTCTCCGCCAATTGCCGCCGACCACGCCGTGCTCCTTTCAATTCATTGTCCGTCGTCTTGAGCGTGGGCGTCCGTCGAACTGCACCCCAGTCATCCACCGTTTGCCCTTCGTTGCACCTCCGCTCGCTGGCGCGTactttccaatttcttttagttttgagtACATTATTCGTCAGTCACCATAAAGAATCAAAACTGCTGATGGACCCGACCCCTCCACTCCGTAGCACTGCAGCCCCCTCCGCGAATTGCGTTCCATCTGTAGCAACTGAACGCGATGCCCTATTTCCTAATTCCACTCTCTAggtatttatttctttcaatgtTCGACCACGCTAGCAAATTCTGCAGTCTTTTgctttgaaattgaattagttttttaattttacttatCTGTATATATCAACTGATTAGATCCATTGGTTGTTATGACCTTACTCTTGTTGTTTCCGAACTTAACCCTGAATGTCAATCCTCAAGCAGgttgaataatttgaatttttaatcttAAGGACATTCTCCTTTGAAATTCAGGCAAACAATCCGTAGAATGATCCTGTTTTGCCTTGGCCGATGACTGTGTGAGGTTTTCTTTTATGGCTGAAGCTTAAATTCGGTGTCTAGCCTGTTTCTTTGAGTTGTTTTACATTCTTTAACcaagaaaatggaatccagtGCAACTCCTGGACCAGATGATCCTTTAATTCTCAAAGAGCAAGATAATCACATTTCATCAGACATTTGGGATGGAAAGGTAATAgacttttagattttttggAGCTTTGATCAATGATATTGTATCCATTTTATAACCcagtatatatatgtgtgtttttGTGTATACATAGGTTGAGATATATTTTTACTGTTatgcatttaaaaaattgcaggAAAGAGGTGTGCTTAGGTGTCTAGAGCATACTTCCATTCTTGAGAGATGGAAACTTACAGGAAAACAGATTGAGCTAGTTGAAAAGGCTGGATTCGGGTATTTGAGATTGATGCCAGCTGTAACCCTTGACTGTGCGCTTATCTCAGCATTAGTGGAGAGATGGAGAAAGGAAACAAATACCTTTCATTTTTCAGTTGGAGAAATGACAATAACACTTGAAGATGTTGCTCTTCTACTCGGATTGTCAATTGATGGAAAACCTGTTACAGATGTGGATGTTGACCCCAAGTCACTTTGTGAAAATTTACTCGGGAAAGCTCCAACAGATTTCAAGGGTGCTGTGAAATTAACTTGGTTGAAGGAGGTTTTCTCTGAATGCCCCGAAGATGCAGGGATCGAACAAATAGAGTATTCTACTCGTGCATATCTCTTATACTTGTTAGGCAGTACTATATTTGCCTCAACAAGTGGGAACAAAGTTAGTGTCATGTACCTTTCACTATTCAAGGATTTTGATGAAGCTGGGAAGTATGCTTGGGGTGCTGCTGCTTTGGCTTTCTTGTATAGAGCACTAGGCAATGCTTCTCTTAAATCTCAGCGCACTATTAGCGGTTCTTTAACACTTCTGCAGGCATGTAAGCTTGTtgctcttttcttttagtgtTCACGAATGTTGGTAACTTAGGGTCAATGCGACTATCATTATCTTGCATCTCTGAAATGTCGTGTTCTCATTAAAATGCTGACACCCTAtctggattttttttcctcaccTACATAACAGTGTTGGAGTTATTATCACTTGAATATTGGCCGGcccaaattaaaaaaggatCCAGAGAATTGTTTTCCGTTTCTACTTAAATGGACGGAAAATAGAAGTGGTTCCCGAATGGGAATAAATTTGCCCACATACCGTAAGGCCTTGGATTCTCTTCAGCCCTCTGATGTAAGTTTCCTATAATACTTCAGTATTTCCCCCTTCTGTATAATAGAAGATTGTAtgacttttttgtttattcaatatatagGTACAATGGCTTCCCTACAAGGATATGGACTTTTCTGTTGTACCAGAAGATATCAAGAACAGTTTGGTCTTGCGCACGTCAAGAACAATGCTAATTTGTTTTGATAAGGCTGAGAAACATCTTCCAGACCGATGTTTGAGACAGTTTGGCCTGCCTCAACCTATTCCGAAGGACATTGAGGATTGGAAGCGGAAAATTTCTTCAATGGATAGCAAGGAGGAACTGCCACCAGAGCTCAAAGAATGGTCAGAGAGGTAtgaatttatcaataatggtGTTGATAGTGTAGACGAAAGTGAGTATCTGCAATGGTATGAAAAGATCACCCGCAAATTTGTTGGACGAGCCGAATCGTGGGAGTCAAGATTTAGACAAACAATTAAGGCTATGCATGAAGTTGTGAAGATAGTAAATTCAATCTCCACGAATGGGATGGATCGAGAGGATCGCAAGTTATTCAGTAATGTGAGAACTATGGTACAGAAATGTTGGACTGAAAAATACGCTGATTCACCCAGTGAAGGGGATAGGGATAGTGCAAAACGTACTGGGAAACGTAAGAGAGAAGGTTAATCAAATATTGATGATGGTTAGTCTCCATTCCCCTCTAAAAGCCAGGGTTCTATTGCactttcaaatattgttattCAGTAAAGACCCAGAAAATGCCAGTGTGGAAACATTTTGACACTTGATAAATGTATGAGGCAGTTCTTGGGATGGCTCAGTttataaaatcttaatttgCCTATGCTCTCCGGACGAACAATGGAGCTGGGGCAATTGGGATATTCCTACAAGAGTTTTCGGGCAATTGGGAATCAGTAGACTTCAGTAGACGTTTGATGCAAAGTTTTGGAAACTCTCCTCTGCAATGCAATTGATCCGGTACTCTTCcttgtttttcctttggaAGAGCGAATATTCCAAGGTACACCGAGGTATTGGAAGTTATTCATTGGGTGACCTTTTCCAATAAATGGTTAATTGATGATCACTAGAAAGCACTTCTTTTGTTCAATTTATAACTTGGGAGCAGATTCCTTCTTTTTGTTGCTAAGAAATATCCAACTTGAATATAAAGGGGTTAAGACTTGTGTCCTGGACCAAGATGTTAAGACTTAAGTTTGAATCTCCTCTTACATGGATGAgctttttaaaacttgtttttagCTTTCAGCATGTGTAGCCTAAGAATTCAAatatgaacaattcaaatatGAACGCGTCATTGGCTTATGGCCTGTTAAGTGAAGGACTTTCAAAggactcatttttattta encodes:
- the LOC101213114 gene encoding protein MAIN-LIKE 2 isoform X2; translated protein: MTVATPGPDDPLILKEQDNHISSDIWDGKERGVLRCLEHTSILERWKLTGKQIELVEKAGFGYLRLMPAVTLDCALISALVERWRKETNTFHFSVGEMTITLEDVALLLGLSIDGKPVTDVDVDPKSLCENLLGKAPTDFKGAVKLTWLKEVFSECPEDAGIEQIEYSTRAYLLYLLGSTIFASTSGNKVSVMYLSLFKDFDEAGKYAWGAAALAFLYRALGNASLKSQRTISGSLTLLQCWSYYHLNIGRPKLKKDPENCFPFLLKWTENRSGSRMGINLPTYRKALDSLQPSDVQWLPYKDMDFSVVPEDIKNSLVLRTSRTMLICFDKAEKHLPDRCLRQFGLPQPIPKDIEDWKRKISSMDSKEELPPELKEWSERYEFINNGVDSVDESEYLQWYEKITRKFVGRAESWESRFRQTIKAMHEVVKIVNSISTNGMDREDRKLFSNVRTMVQKCWTEKYADSPSEGDRDSAKRTGKRKREG
- the LOC101213114 gene encoding protein MAIN-LIKE 2 isoform X1, coding for MESSATPGPDDPLILKEQDNHISSDIWDGKERGVLRCLEHTSILERWKLTGKQIELVEKAGFGYLRLMPAVTLDCALISALVERWRKETNTFHFSVGEMTITLEDVALLLGLSIDGKPVTDVDVDPKSLCENLLGKAPTDFKGAVKLTWLKEVFSECPEDAGIEQIEYSTRAYLLYLLGSTIFASTSGNKVSVMYLSLFKDFDEAGKYAWGAAALAFLYRALGNASLKSQRTISGSLTLLQCWSYYHLNIGRPKLKKDPENCFPFLLKWTENRSGSRMGINLPTYRKALDSLQPSDVQWLPYKDMDFSVVPEDIKNSLVLRTSRTMLICFDKAEKHLPDRCLRQFGLPQPIPKDIEDWKRKISSMDSKEELPPELKEWSERYEFINNGVDSVDESEYLQWYEKITRKFVGRAESWESRFRQTIKAMHEVVKIVNSISTNGMDREDRKLFSNVRTMVQKCWTEKYADSPSEGDRDSAKRTGKRKREG